A window of the Candidatus Saccharibacteria bacterium oral taxon 488 genome harbors these coding sequences:
- a CDS encoding restriction endonuclease encodes MKKDFNHLVSTFKSSIKTWDYFVNWNKVFANSADLEIVLNKLNYLLGKDDLRREFYKLYESNPDIVKALPVLLAVRENNLEIYDKVSKESEFYDFSGKDNDADKYFEFLDKSGLAKLFQRDGVKNLVDYVIGVEVGLDSNGRKNRGGTLMEEIVGLFLEEFCRQNGFEYIPQARPSKIKSKWGFDIKVDKSERSFDFAVYNPRNGKIKLFETNFYNGGGSKLKAVCGEFRSLYDELKAQNIEFVWVTDGLGWHTTKRPLEETYNHNDYVFNLNMLEDGALNELSW; translated from the coding sequence ATGAAAAAAGATTTTAACCATTTAGTATCAACATTCAAAAGTTCAATCAAAACTTGGGATTATTTCGTAAATTGGAACAAAGTTTTTGCCAATAGCGCCGATTTAGAAATAGTTCTAAATAAGTTGAATTATTTGCTCGGCAAGGATGATTTAAGAAGAGAGTTCTATAAGCTTTACGAGTCTAATCCAGACATCGTAAAGGCGCTGCCTGTACTGCTTGCTGTACGAGAAAATAATCTAGAAATTTACGACAAAGTATCAAAAGAATCAGAATTTTATGATTTTTCTGGTAAAGACAATGATGCTGACAAGTACTTTGAGTTCCTGGATAAATCAGGACTTGCAAAATTATTCCAGCGAGATGGTGTAAAAAATCTCGTCGATTACGTTATTGGCGTCGAAGTTGGACTTGATAGTAATGGTCGCAAAAATCGTGGCGGTACTTTGATGGAAGAAATTGTTGGTTTATTCCTAGAAGAATTCTGTAGGCAGAATGGTTTTGAATACATACCGCAAGCTCGTCCTAGTAAAATTAAATCAAAATGGGGCTTTGATATTAAGGTGGACAAATCAGAGCGGAGTTTTGATTTTGCCGTGTACAATCCACGGAACGGCAAGATTAAACTGTTTGAAACTAACTTTTATAATGGCGGCGGCTCAAAATTAAAGGCTGTTTGTGGTGAGTTTCGCAGTCTTTACGATGAACTAAAAGCGCAGAACATAGAGTTTGTATGGGTCACTGATGGGCTCGGTTGGCACACAACAAAACGACCACTTGAAGAAACATACAACCATAATGACTATGTATTCAATCTGAACATGCTCGAAGACGGAGCGTTAAATGAGCTATCATGGTAG
- a CDS encoding DNA adenine methylase, whose product MSTGSLTATSIADTFDVNFIYARRLFQFVGEDSTLEDVQKLINAKPKPFVKWVGGKRQLLKQFRELGLYPPKVFNPIANTYHEPFVGGGAVFFDLLPKNAKLSDLNNELVITYNVIKDNVDELIKSLQKHIYDKEYYLEVRAKKVENLSDVEIASRFIFLNRTGFNGLYRVNKSGQFNVPFGRYNNPVICDEDNLRRVSDALRDVVITHQDYKNVLGTAKSGDFIYFDPPYYPINTTSSFTSYTVEGFLEKEQTELRDTLVKLHEKGCFVMLSNSDTPFINKLYSGLDGLTINKITAGRAINSKGTGRGKITEVLVTNY is encoded by the coding sequence ATGTCTACAGGCAGCCTGACTGCTACAAGTATTGCAGACACTTTTGACGTCAATTTTATTTATGCGCGCCGACTTTTTCAATTCGTCGGTGAAGACAGTACTCTTGAAGATGTACAAAAACTCATCAATGCAAAACCTAAGCCATTCGTAAAATGGGTCGGCGGTAAGCGCCAACTTCTTAAGCAATTTCGTGAGCTTGGTTTGTATCCACCAAAGGTATTCAATCCAATAGCAAACACTTACCATGAGCCTTTTGTTGGCGGCGGCGCTGTTTTCTTCGATCTATTGCCGAAAAATGCTAAGCTTTCCGATCTAAACAACGAGCTCGTAATTACCTATAACGTAATCAAAGATAATGTTGACGAGCTCATAAAGTCATTGCAGAAACATATTTATGACAAAGAATATTACCTTGAAGTTCGTGCTAAAAAGGTTGAAAACCTGTCAGATGTTGAGATTGCTTCTCGGTTCATATTTTTAAACCGCACTGGCTTCAATGGTCTCTACCGAGTAAACAAAAGCGGTCAATTCAATGTACCCTTTGGCCGATACAATAACCCCGTTATCTGCGACGAAGACAATTTAAGACGAGTGTCAGATGCTTTACGGGACGTAGTAATTACACATCAGGACTATAAAAATGTTCTGGGAACTGCGAAAAGCGGCGACTTTATATATTTTGACCCGCCTTATTACCCAATAAACACTACGTCGTCGTTTACCTCTTACACTGTAGAAGGGTTTTTAGAAAAAGAACAAACAGAACTTCGTGATACATTAGTAAAACTGCACGAAAAAGGATGTTTTGTTATGCTCTCTAATTCAGACACACCGTTTATTAACAAGTTATACTCAGGGCTTGATGGACTTACGATAAATAAAATAACTGCTGGTCGTGCCATAAATTCAAAAGGCACAGGACGAGGCAAGATAACGGAAGTATTGGTAACAAATTATTAA
- a CDS encoding glycosyl hydrolase family protein, which yields MRHNQAQAAKQQPERQRDSQDSAQRANQSPHNNSSNNNSGNKNSGSPSPSQPQPSKPSGPANHDRNQAAIDGWQMDYFEGFDSSIKQTKWVQYGWGDPAVGHGCMGVMSQRNSFTQDSKLVIRTQYNNGQWSTGGAGSGDVFTASRGRWEVRAKFPKAKGVGYAFLLWPKDEGWPPEIDFAEGRVNGPRVEATYHWDPDNKQKQASLDNHDMSGWHTYGVIVEKDHIIFTLDGKEWGRINHPNVTDKQMFLGVQAGAMNPNGINKHTETVDGGVPNPLTPAVSDIEVDYVAHYVRK from the coding sequence ATGCGCCACAACCAAGCCCAGGCAGCGAAGCAGCAGCCTGAACGTCAGCGTGACTCTCAAGATTCGGCTCAGCGAGCCAATCAGTCGCCGCACAACAACTCATCAAACAATAACTCAGGCAATAAAAATTCCGGCTCCCCATCCCCAAGCCAACCACAACCATCAAAGCCCAGCGGCCCGGCGAACCACGACCGAAACCAGGCGGCAATTGATGGCTGGCAGATGGATTACTTCGAAGGCTTTGACTCGTCGATCAAGCAAACTAAATGGGTGCAGTACGGCTGGGGCGATCCAGCGGTTGGCCACGGCTGTATGGGCGTGATGTCACAACGCAATTCATTCACTCAAGACAGCAAACTGGTAATTCGCACTCAGTATAACAATGGCCAGTGGAGCACTGGTGGCGCTGGCTCAGGTGATGTATTCACCGCCTCACGCGGTCGCTGGGAAGTTCGCGCCAAGTTCCCGAAAGCCAAAGGTGTCGGCTACGCATTCCTTCTCTGGCCAAAGGACGAAGGCTGGCCGCCAGAGATTGATTTCGCTGAGGGGCGCGTCAATGGTCCTCGTGTTGAGGCAACGTACCACTGGGATCCGGACAACAAGCAAAAGCAAGCATCCCTTGATAATCATGATATGAGCGGCTGGCACACATACGGCGTTATTGTCGAGAAGGATCATATCATTTTTACGCTAGACGGCAAAGAATGGGGTCGTATCAATCATCCGAATGTCACTGATAAGCAGATGTTCCTCGGTGTGCAGGCTGGAGCAATGAACCCAAATGGTATTAATAAGCATACCGAGACCGTTGACGGCGGCGTGCCTAATCCACTCACGCCAGCCGTATCCGATATTGAAGTTGACTATGTAGCGCATTACGTGCGGAAATAG
- a CDS encoding alpha-amylase: protein MKAWQNVTSLYQIYPRSFRDTNGDGIGDLDGITEKLDYLAWLGIDAIWISPFFTSPMTDFGYDIADYRAIDPTFGDLEDFRALLEKAHILDIKVMIDLVPCHTSDQHPWFQEARSSRDNPKRNYYVWRDGQDGNEPNNWRSLSGGSSWEFDEPTSQFYLHSFLKTQPDLNWDNPAVRSKMKNVVRFWFDMGVDGMRVDAIWGISKDPEFDDDSPNPDFHSDPEAYGAFIHDHCKMGPHFQEYLRELASVCDEYDDKQMVFEFYPDERLGDIYQQYHRVMKAHPKATAFFMEYRQDEWHAEHTGQKIENYLRAADSAKPFFCVGNHDQPRIASRLGTERARALHFLNLLTPGVSVMYYGDEIGMTNGELTTEDIQDNFSPANSVIDSRDLERTPMQWDDTRFAGFSEVKPWLPVHANAIKTNVLTQAIHPDSLLHLHRRLLHLRRSMPVLQHGTLKVINTGNGFVLGIKRELGSEWAYIYINFADAPQHFFIPEHTKIIASTHPYCSTINNNQQLTIQKYCGVLLLPQNNG, encoded by the coding sequence ATGAAAGCTTGGCAAAATGTCACCTCTCTGTATCAGATTTATCCGCGTAGTTTCCGGGATACCAATGGCGATGGGATTGGTGATTTGGATGGCATTACCGAAAAGCTGGATTATTTGGCATGGCTGGGGATTGACGCGATTTGGATTTCGCCGTTTTTTACCTCGCCGATGACTGATTTTGGTTATGATATTGCTGACTATCGGGCCATTGATCCAACATTTGGTGATCTGGAGGATTTTCGAGCGCTATTAGAAAAAGCTCATATCCTAGACATTAAAGTCATGATCGACCTCGTTCCCTGCCATACGTCCGACCAGCATCCGTGGTTTCAGGAAGCGCGGTCATCGCGCGACAACCCTAAGCGTAACTATTACGTCTGGCGCGACGGACAGGATGGCAATGAGCCAAATAATTGGCGAAGTTTATCGGGCGGCAGTTCATGGGAATTTGACGAGCCGACCAGCCAGTTTTATCTCCATTCGTTCTTGAAAACACAGCCGGATTTGAATTGGGATAATCCTGCAGTTCGGAGCAAGATGAAGAACGTAGTACGATTTTGGTTCGATATGGGCGTGGACGGCATGCGGGTTGATGCGATTTGGGGCATTTCCAAAGATCCGGAATTTGATGACGATTCGCCAAATCCTGATTTTCACAGCGATCCTGAAGCTTACGGAGCATTCATCCACGACCACTGTAAAATGGGACCGCATTTTCAAGAATATTTGCGTGAGCTGGCGTCGGTTTGTGATGAATATGATGATAAGCAGATGGTGTTTGAATTTTATCCGGACGAGAGGTTGGGTGATATTTACCAGCAGTATCACCGGGTAATGAAAGCCCATCCGAAGGCGACGGCGTTCTTTATGGAGTATCGCCAAGACGAGTGGCACGCGGAACATACTGGGCAGAAAATCGAGAATTATCTGCGGGCGGCAGATTCAGCCAAGCCGTTTTTCTGCGTCGGCAATCACGATCAGCCGCGCATTGCCTCGCGACTAGGAACAGAGCGAGCGCGAGCCTTGCACTTTCTCAACCTGCTCACGCCGGGCGTTAGCGTGATGTACTATGGTGATGAGATTGGCATGACCAATGGCGAATTGACTACTGAGGATATTCAGGACAATTTCAGTCCCGCCAATTCCGTCATCGACAGCCGCGACCTGGAGCGCACGCCGATGCAATGGGACGATACGCGGTTCGCCGGATTCTCAGAAGTAAAACCGTGGCTACCCGTTCACGCCAACGCGATAAAAACCAATGTCCTGACGCAGGCAATACACCCTGACTCACTTCTACACCTGCACCGACGGCTGCTTCACCTGCGGCGGAGTATGCCAGTGTTGCAGCACGGCACGCTTAAAGTGATTAACACCGGTAATGGATTTGTCCTCGGTATCAAACGAGAGCTAGGCAGCGAGTGGGCTTATATTTATATTAACTTCGCTGATGCACCACAGCATTTTTTTATCCCAGAACATACCAAAATCATCGCCTCAACCCACCCCTACTGCTCTACCATCAACAATAATCAGCAGCTAACAATTCAGAAATATTGTGGGGTTTTATTATTACCGCAGAATAATGGGTAG
- the rsmD gene encoding 16S rRNA (guanine(966)-N(2))-methyltransferase RsmD, with the protein MRCGWPRSSVRVKLIAGEFGGRFIQAPPGSTTHPMGERVRSAMFNSLGEMVRGARVLDAFAGSGAIGLEALSRGAESAVFVERDRVAQRVIAENINTVGAGENSIVIKTTVANWLESMSVTEKFDLIFADPPYHNPQFSTASRLMGLLKPGGHMVLSHSGIGEVPIQNGIVVVDNRSYGGAHLTYFRKEISD; encoded by the coding sequence GTGCGGTGTGGCTGGCCGAGGAGCAGCGTGCGCGTTAAGCTTATCGCTGGCGAATTTGGCGGACGATTCATCCAAGCCCCGCCAGGCTCAACAACGCATCCCATGGGCGAACGAGTCCGTTCGGCGATGTTCAATTCACTAGGCGAAATGGTTCGCGGCGCGCGGGTACTGGATGCTTTTGCGGGCTCTGGCGCGATTGGCTTGGAGGCGCTCAGTCGCGGCGCAGAGTCGGCAGTTTTCGTGGAGCGAGACCGCGTCGCCCAGCGGGTTATTGCTGAAAATATCAACACCGTGGGCGCCGGCGAAAACTCTATTGTAATAAAAACAACGGTAGCAAATTGGCTAGAAAGCATGAGCGTAACAGAGAAGTTTGATCTTATTTTTGCCGATCCACCATATCACAACCCTCAGTTTTCCACAGCTTCGCGACTAATGGGACTTCTCAAACCGGGTGGACATATGGTATTATCACACTCAGGAATAGGTGAGGTGCCAATTCAGAACGGAATTGTTGTGGTGGACAATCGTAGTTATGGGGGTGCGCACCTCACTTACTTCCGTAAGGAGATAAGTGACTAA
- the recG gene encoding ATP-dependent DNA helicase RecG gives MKLTTPLAHIKGVGPKTAQALSAAGLETVADALVFLPRAYDDYSAAVNIADLQPGKVTVRARCESIATRIVRRGLRITTAVLADDSGKVKAVWFNQPYRESQLKSDAEFMFSGQFGMQYNSYQISNPSVELAKSTDTSDVHHTLGIHPVYKSIKNLRPKTVQDLLKNLRPIMEFLPETLPEHIVQRQKLVSRAEAVKFLHAPKNHQEIARGRERLAFEELFEMILAAQFNKQEQTKLTGWRIPFNQPVVKQFVKQLPFPLTNAQRRAAWQILQDLESEHPMNRLLQGDVGSGKTVVAGLVAAEVAQAGFQTAIMAPTEILATQHAKTLNELLSPFGVSVALLTGHVKGAPRRQLLDNLANGNINVVVGTHALIQEKVAYHKLGFVVIDEQHRFGVKQRQALLQKADYMPHLLSMTATPIPRSLALTLYGELDISILDELPAGRQPIQTKIWSPASAPKLYETIDHELAQGRQAYVICPLIDDNPDNDKKSVEAEYHKLAKTMFRHRRVGLLHGKLPPEEKAAVMQQFADGEIDMLVSTTVVEVGVNVPNATVMLIENADHFGLSQLHQLRGRVGRGEHQSFCHLMLSSHDKPSQRLREIEKSQDGFYLAEVDLKLRGPGEIYGRAQHGALNLKIASLSDTPLIARAQTEAERFVKEGQDLLQYNHLARAVSRYQRLTTLN, from the coding sequence ATGAAACTAACCACCCCCCTCGCGCACATCAAAGGCGTCGGCCCCAAAACCGCCCAAGCGCTGTCAGCGGCGGGTCTGGAAACGGTGGCGGACGCCTTGGTTTTTTTGCCGCGGGCGTATGATGATTATTCGGCGGCGGTCAACATCGCTGATCTTCAGCCGGGCAAGGTGACAGTGCGGGCGCGCTGCGAATCGATTGCGACGCGCATTGTTCGCCGGGGCCTGAGGATTACCACGGCGGTGCTGGCGGATGATTCTGGCAAGGTCAAGGCCGTTTGGTTTAATCAGCCATACCGTGAGTCACAGCTCAAATCTGACGCCGAGTTCATGTTCTCCGGCCAATTTGGCATGCAATATAACAGCTATCAGATCAGCAATCCGTCGGTCGAACTCGCCAAGTCAACTGATACATCCGACGTCCACCATACGTTGGGCATTCATCCGGTCTATAAATCCATCAAAAATCTCCGCCCAAAAACTGTGCAGGATTTGTTGAAAAACCTGCGACCTATCATGGAGTTTTTACCCGAGACGTTACCGGAACACATTGTCCAGCGGCAAAAACTAGTCAGCCGCGCTGAAGCTGTCAAGTTCCTCCATGCACCGAAAAATCATCAGGAAATTGCTCGCGGCCGTGAGCGCTTAGCGTTTGAAGAATTGTTTGAAATGATCCTGGCGGCGCAGTTTAATAAGCAAGAACAAACCAAGTTGACTGGCTGGCGCATTCCGTTCAATCAGCCGGTCGTCAAGCAATTTGTTAAGCAACTGCCATTCCCCTTGACCAACGCGCAGCGCCGCGCCGCCTGGCAGATTTTGCAAGATTTGGAGTCTGAGCATCCGATGAACCGCTTGTTGCAGGGCGACGTTGGCTCGGGTAAAACGGTGGTCGCTGGGTTGGTGGCGGCGGAGGTGGCGCAGGCTGGCTTTCAGACGGCCATCATGGCACCGACGGAGATTTTGGCGACTCAGCACGCCAAAACGCTGAATGAGCTGTTATCGCCGTTTGGCGTGTCGGTAGCACTGCTAACGGGGCATGTTAAGGGCGCCCCACGGCGGCAGCTGCTGGATAACTTGGCAAATGGTAATATTAACGTGGTGGTTGGTACGCACGCGCTGATTCAGGAAAAAGTGGCGTACCACAAGCTGGGGTTTGTGGTGATTGATGAGCAACATCGATTCGGCGTCAAGCAGCGGCAGGCGTTGCTGCAGAAAGCAGACTATATGCCACACCTGCTCAGCATGACCGCTACGCCGATTCCGCGGAGCTTGGCGCTGACGTTGTACGGTGAACTGGACATCTCGATTTTGGATGAGCTGCCAGCTGGTCGCCAGCCGATTCAAACGAAAATTTGGTCGCCAGCCTCAGCGCCGAAGCTTTATGAAACCATTGACCATGAGCTAGCCCAGGGTCGCCAAGCCTATGTCATCTGCCCATTGATCGACGATAATCCCGACAATGACAAAAAGTCGGTCGAGGCGGAATATCATAAATTGGCGAAAACGATGTTTCGTCATCGCCGTGTTGGGCTGCTACACGGTAAACTGCCGCCAGAGGAAAAAGCCGCGGTCATGCAGCAATTCGCGGACGGCGAAATTGATATGCTAGTGAGTACCACAGTCGTGGAAGTTGGCGTCAATGTACCGAACGCCACGGTTATGCTCATCGAAAATGCTGATCATTTTGGCCTCAGCCAGCTTCATCAGCTGCGTGGGCGGGTTGGACGTGGCGAACACCAGAGTTTTTGTCATTTGATGCTGTCGAGTCACGACAAACCAAGCCAGCGTCTCAGGGAAATTGAGAAGTCACAAGACGGCTTTTACCTGGCGGAAGTCGACTTGAAACTACGCGGTCCTGGCGAGATTTACGGACGAGCGCAGCATGGCGCGCTAAACCTAAAAATTGCCTCGCTGAGCGACACGCCGCTGATTGCTCGTGCGCAGACAGAGGCCGAGCGCTTTGTCAAAGAGGGGCAGGATTTGTTACAATATAACCATCTGGCGCGTGCCGTCAGTCGCTATCAGCGATTAACGACGCTAAATTAG
- a CDS encoding phospho-sugar mutase, with translation MDSVKQHVSVEAAANIERWLTEPKYAEYKVELEQMIANEQWQDLEDAFFKVIEFGTGGRRGTTGVGSNRINRVTIGESAQALCRYAQQFDPDAPAKGVVIACDTRLTSPELSQYTARVCAANGFKTYIFDSFRATPELSFAVRHLGCAVGIVISASHNPPTDNGFKAYWDDGAQVVPPHDRGILDAAAAVTEVLAEPDFEAAVTEGKITIIGQDVDEAYYAAVLEQADGQERDLTIAYSPLHGAGQTNVLPVLRQAGFTQITTVDEQMVPDGNFPTIANRKPNPEERAANDMVVAKMMETSADIAITNDPDADRIGVIVNHHGQPIYLTGNQSAALATDYALRKLQGRGGVTPQHYIVKTIVTTDMMKALADSYGATCYGNLLIGFKYIGEVIRQKEGTDEVFVLGGEESYGLLKGDYARDKDGAVGALALAEYAAELKQQGKTLVDRLMELYREVGLYVERLEVAIYPGAEGFATMQQIMNSLRTDPPKMIGDQVVSAVSDYQTLVRTAADGTTAAINCVKGNVLVFECGDSRRRITIRPSGTEPKLKFYIQWHEETTNPEEDYTRVQDALKQLFEALQAEALSRVQ, from the coding sequence ATGGACTCAGTCAAACAACACGTATCAGTAGAAGCAGCAGCCAACATCGAGCGCTGGCTAACAGAGCCGAAATATGCTGAATATAAGGTAGAGCTAGAGCAGATGATTGCAAATGAGCAGTGGCAAGATCTGGAAGACGCATTTTTCAAGGTAATTGAGTTTGGTACTGGCGGTCGACGCGGCACGACAGGAGTCGGCTCAAATCGCATCAATCGCGTCACGATTGGTGAATCGGCGCAAGCACTGTGTCGCTATGCCCAGCAGTTTGATCCTGATGCGCCAGCAAAAGGTGTGGTCATTGCCTGCGATACGCGCTTAACCTCGCCAGAACTCAGTCAATACACCGCGCGGGTGTGTGCTGCTAATGGATTTAAGACATATATTTTTGACAGCTTTCGGGCGACTCCAGAACTGAGTTTTGCCGTACGACATCTTGGCTGCGCTGTTGGTATTGTGATCTCGGCCAGCCACAATCCACCGACTGATAACGGCTTTAAGGCATATTGGGATGATGGTGCGCAGGTAGTGCCGCCGCATGACCGAGGCATCTTGGATGCGGCAGCAGCGGTGACCGAGGTGCTGGCCGAGCCGGATTTTGAGGCAGCGGTAACCGAGGGCAAGATTACTATTATTGGTCAGGATGTTGACGAGGCGTACTATGCTGCGGTGCTAGAGCAAGCTGATGGCCAAGAGCGTGATTTGACAATCGCCTATTCACCGCTCCATGGTGCGGGGCAGACTAATGTCCTACCAGTATTGCGCCAGGCTGGGTTTACTCAGATTACAACGGTCGATGAGCAGATGGTGCCGGATGGTAATTTCCCAACGATTGCTAATCGTAAGCCAAATCCCGAGGAACGCGCCGCCAACGATATGGTCGTCGCCAAGATGATGGAAACGTCAGCTGATATTGCGATAACCAACGATCCTGATGCTGATCGAATTGGTGTAATTGTGAATCATCATGGCCAACCAATCTATCTCACCGGTAATCAATCTGCTGCACTTGCGACTGATTATGCCCTCCGGAAATTGCAAGGGCGAGGCGGCGTCACCCCGCAGCATTACATCGTCAAAACTATTGTTACAACTGATATGATGAAGGCGCTGGCAGACAGCTATGGTGCTACCTGCTACGGCAACCTGCTGATTGGCTTTAAGTACATCGGTGAGGTTATTCGCCAGAAAGAAGGCACTGATGAGGTGTTTGTGCTGGGTGGTGAGGAAAGTTATGGCCTGCTCAAGGGCGACTATGCTCGTGACAAAGACGGTGCGGTTGGTGCGCTGGCGCTCGCAGAATATGCGGCTGAGCTCAAGCAGCAGGGAAAAACGCTCGTTGATAGGCTGATGGAGCTGTATCGTGAAGTTGGGTTGTATGTGGAGCGCCTCGAAGTCGCCATCTATCCGGGCGCCGAAGGGTTTGCAACGATGCAGCAGATTATGAACTCACTGCGCACCGATCCACCAAAGATGATTGGTGATCAGGTAGTATCGGCGGTATCCGACTATCAGACACTGGTGCGGACGGCAGCGGATGGGACGACCGCAGCAATTAATTGCGTCAAGGGTAATGTACTGGTATTTGAGTGTGGTGATTCACGCCGCCGTATTACGATTCGCCCGAGTGGTACTGAGCCAAAGCTGAAATTCTATATACAGTGGCATGAAGAGACGACAAATCCAGAAGAGGACTATACACGAGTACAAGACGCCCTCAAGCAGCTATTCGAGGCGCTGCAGGCTGAGGCGCTCAGTCGAGTGCAATGA
- a CDS encoding tyrosine--tRNA ligase, translating into MQLSEELKWRGFWNQATFTDDERIDSENFTLYLGTDPSADSLHVGHLAVYMMVRHFLERGHKVFLLVGGGTGMIGDMRDTEERSLLSYVEIEHNKRALKAQVSQIFAGRDFTLVDNADWLGSLELIPFLRDIGKNFNMAELTTREFFKARIANGKGLSFAEFTYTLLQGYDFWHLFKHQGVNLQIGGSDQWGNLLSGVELIRKKENAEVYAMTAPLLINKSTGRKFGKSEGGAVWLDENKTSVYKFYQFWLNVDDESAIEYMKIFTMLDRDTIEAIAENHAVNPGARSAQKVLAREVTDIVHGVNRRESVERVTEVLFGGGDFRQLSDDDLDTLAKEIPRVDVGVGVIEALVVSGVVGSNGEARRLLKSGAISLNGEKLAEDRAINNQSLLKKGKNTFVLIMEGE; encoded by the coding sequence ATGCAATTATCAGAGGAGCTAAAGTGGCGCGGGTTTTGGAATCAAGCGACATTCACCGATGATGAGCGTATCGATTCGGAGAATTTTACGCTCTATTTGGGGACCGATCCGTCGGCTGACAGTTTGCATGTCGGGCATCTGGCGGTCTACATGATGGTGCGGCATTTTTTGGAGCGCGGTCACAAGGTGTTTTTGCTGGTTGGTGGCGGCACGGGTATGATTGGCGATATGCGCGATACTGAGGAGCGAAGCCTGCTTTCGTATGTGGAAATTGAGCATAATAAGCGGGCTTTGAAGGCGCAGGTGTCACAAATTTTTGCGGGCCGCGATTTTACCTTGGTGGATAATGCGGATTGGCTGGGCAGTCTGGAACTGATTCCATTTCTCCGCGACATTGGTAAGAATTTCAACATGGCAGAGTTAACGACGCGGGAATTTTTTAAGGCACGCATTGCTAATGGCAAGGGGTTGAGCTTTGCTGAATTTACTTACACCTTGCTGCAGGGCTATGATTTCTGGCACTTATTCAAACATCAGGGCGTCAATTTGCAAATCGGCGGTTCTGACCAGTGGGGCAATTTACTCTCAGGCGTGGAATTGATCCGCAAAAAAGAAAACGCCGAAGTCTACGCCATGACTGCGCCGCTACTCATCAACAAATCAACTGGGCGCAAATTTGGCAAATCCGAAGGTGGCGCCGTGTGGCTGGACGAAAACAAAACCAGCGTCTACAAGTTCTATCAATTCTGGCTGAACGTTGATGACGAAAGCGCCATTGAGTACATGAAGATTTTCACCATGCTTGACCGCGACACCATTGAGGCCATCGCCGAAAACCACGCGGTTAACCCAGGTGCGCGCTCAGCTCAAAAAGTCTTGGCGCGCGAAGTCACCGACATCGTTCACGGCGTCAATCGGCGCGAATCAGTGGAGCGGGTGACTGAAGTATTATTTGGTGGCGGCGATTTTCGGCAATTGTCAGACGATGACTTGGACACCCTGGCCAAAGAAATTCCGCGCGTTGATGTCGGCGTCGGTGTGATTGAAGCGTTGGTGGTTTCTGGTGTAGTCGGTTCTAATGGCGAGGCGAGGCGCCTGCTCAAATCTGGCGCCATCAGCCTCAACGGCGAAAAACTGGCTGAGGATCGAGCCATCAACAATCAATCTTTGTTGAAAAAAGGTAAAAATACGTTTGTATTAATTATGGAAGGAGAATAG